Genomic DNA from Caldicellulosiruptor hydrothermalis 108:
TTTGATAGCAGGGATGTTGTTTTTCTTCTTTAGAGATAAAATAAACAGAATGATAGAATTGTTGACTCACAAGATCTCAATCCAGCTTTTTATCTTCATTGTAATTATTATGTTGGGGTTAAGTTCAAGTTTTATTACTGCGATAATTGCGTCACTATTATTAACCGAAATCATGCATCACATGCCACTTGATAGGAATACTAAATTAAAGGTTATTGTATTGGCATGTTTTGCAATTGGATTTGGTGCTGCATTGACACCAGTGGGTGAGCCATTAGCAACAATTACTATTTCAAAACTCAAAGCAGATTTTTTCTATTTAGCAAGAGCTATTGGATTAGAAATTATTATCACAATATTGCTGATGGCATGTTTAGCAGCTTTAGTTGTTAAAAAGGCAAATAAAATAGATAAAGATGAATTTATAGAAAATACAGAGGGAATTAAGGATGTTTTTTTGAGAGCTTTCAAGGTTTTTATATTTGTGTTCGCACTTGAACTTTTAGGAACAGCTTTCAAACCATTGATAGATTTGTACATTATAAAGTTGGATGCTAAAATTCTTTACTGGGTAAACATGATTTCTGCTATCGTTGATAACGCTACCCTGGCAGCTGCAGAAATTTCCAAGGATATGACAAATGAACAAGTCCGAGCTATTATTCTTGGAATGATTGTAAGTGGGGGAATGTTAATACCTGGGAATATACCAAATATAATATCAGCGGGAAAATTCAAAATTAAAAGCAAAGAATGGGCAAAAATTGGAGTTCCGATAGGTTTGATTTTAATGGCTGTCTATTTTGTTTTGGTATTTGTACTTAAGGTGTAAAACTTGATTTTGAAAATTTTAGAAAGGAAGAGGTCATTGATGTACGATATTAACAGGATACACGAGGTTCTTCCTCACAGATATCCTTTTTTACTTGTTGACAAGATTGTAGAAATTGAAGAAGGCAAGAGAGCGAAGGG
This window encodes:
- a CDS encoding DUF1646 family protein, whose product is MITGLIVLLLIILFLPFFVKAVEHNLEYFLFIMGIIGVIISKQMSLDLIEHIFKNRLLYYITFAVLIAGMLFFFFRDKINRMIELLTHKISIQLFIFIVIIMLGLSSSFITAIIASLLLTEIMHHMPLDRNTKLKVIVLACFAIGFGAALTPVGEPLATITISKLKADFFYLARAIGLEIIITILLMACLAALVVKKANKIDKDEFIENTEGIKDVFLRAFKVFIFVFALELLGTAFKPLIDLYIIKLDAKILYWVNMISAIVDNATLAAAEISKDMTNEQVRAIILGMIVSGGMLIPGNIPNIISAGKFKIKSKEWAKIGVPIGLILMAVYFVLVFVLKV